In the genome of Hyphobacterium sp. CCMP332, one region contains:
- a CDS encoding glycosyltransferase family 2 protein, with amino-acid sequence MDTPLVHIVIINFNSSDDCIECVESLLQMDYPNFNVYILDNLSKNEEIEKLLSWGNTQSNFSLVEASNPLPLKINSIVLLKSRENLGFGGGNNIVLNQLKNKKNEFIWLLNPDMIVSKNALLELTGAKTGIQIQATPTYMANSKDKMLHLGVARVKKLSATVEFIKNSNKRFDYINGGSMFFSCELLKVLDLFPEKYFLYWEETHWCKLARQKNVDLKINYNVKVWDKGSTSIGKGMIAEYYYTRNGLIYRKEFEAQLLLVNILMHIFRFLLRIISMRFKRAQGIMLGLSHFIIGKTGKL; translated from the coding sequence ATAGATACTCCGCTGGTACATATTGTAATTATCAATTTCAACTCTTCTGATGATTGTATAGAATGTGTTGAGAGTCTATTGCAAATGGACTATCCAAACTTTAATGTTTATATTCTGGATAACCTGTCAAAAAATGAAGAGATTGAAAAACTATTAAGCTGGGGGAATACACAATCTAATTTTTCCTTGGTGGAAGCTTCAAATCCTTTACCACTTAAGATAAATTCAATCGTTCTGCTAAAATCCAGGGAAAACCTTGGATTTGGGGGAGGCAATAATATTGTACTCAATCAATTAAAAAACAAAAAAAATGAGTTTATCTGGTTACTAAATCCGGATATGATTGTTTCAAAAAATGCTTTGCTGGAATTAACGGGCGCAAAAACGGGTATTCAAATTCAGGCAACACCGACCTATATGGCCAATTCCAAAGACAAAATGCTTCATTTAGGTGTGGCGAGAGTAAAAAAGCTATCGGCTACCGTGGAGTTTATAAAAAACAGCAATAAGCGCTTCGATTATATCAATGGAGGAAGTATGTTTTTTTCATGTGAGCTATTGAAAGTTCTGGATCTCTTTCCTGAAAAATATTTTCTCTATTGGGAAGAAACACACTGGTGTAAGCTCGCAAGGCAAAAGAATGTCGATCTAAAAATAAACTATAATGTAAAAGTCTGGGATAAAGGAAGTACCAGCATTGGCAAGGGCATGATCGCTGAATACTATTACACAAGAAATGGGTTGATCTACAGAAAAGAATTTGAAGCTCAACTTCTTTTAGTAAATATCTTAATGCACATTTTTAGGTTTTTACTCAGAATTATTAGCATGCGTTTTAAAAGAGCACAAGGTATCATGCTTGGGCTAAGTCATTTCATCATTGGTAAAACAGGGAAATTGTAA
- a CDS encoding nucleotide-diphospho-sugar transferase → MSRAPILFIVFNRPDTTARVLDRILASKPQKLYVAGDGPNNPVNKELVEATRKLVLDKTKATKTEFLWRDKNLGCKKGVIGAINWFFDNENEGIILEDDCLPDESFFKYCENALKYYRENPKVMHISGSNLQISGGNGDESVYFSRLPNIWGWATWKRAWDLYDPEMKRFDEFSSGKYLDDIIKDKALRDRYIKLYRKIYNGVDTWDFQWTYSNIIYGGVSVIPNYNLISNIGFGNRATHSIDPNNPLANLPLESFDFKAFPNHLNIDKKAETRFLEITNSMPPIHLRIINKAKKLKQLIFNSK, encoded by the coding sequence ATGAGCAGGGCACCCATCTTATTTATCGTTTTTAATCGTCCGGATACTACAGCCAGGGTTCTTGATCGCATATTGGCCTCAAAACCGCAAAAACTGTATGTCGCCGGTGATGGGCCGAATAACCCTGTTAATAAGGAGCTGGTTGAAGCCACACGAAAATTAGTGCTAGATAAAACCAAAGCGACAAAGACCGAATTCCTTTGGAGAGATAAAAATCTCGGTTGTAAAAAAGGAGTCATAGGGGCCATTAATTGGTTTTTTGACAATGAAAATGAAGGCATTATCCTCGAAGACGATTGTTTGCCGGATGAAAGTTTTTTTAAATATTGCGAGAACGCTCTTAAATACTATCGCGAGAACCCTAAAGTCATGCATATCTCTGGTTCCAATCTGCAAATATCAGGGGGTAATGGAGATGAGAGCGTTTATTTTTCCCGACTTCCAAATATCTGGGGCTGGGCAACATGGAAAAGGGCATGGGATCTATACGATCCGGAAATGAAACGTTTTGATGAATTTAGCTCTGGAAAATACCTCGATGATATAATCAAAGACAAAGCCTTGAGAGATCGCTATATAAAACTTTACAGAAAAATTTACAATGGCGTTGACACCTGGGATTTCCAATGGACCTATTCAAATATAATTTATGGCGGAGTATCTGTGATCCCCAATTATAATCTCATTTCCAATATTGGTTTTGGAAATAGGGCCACACATTCAATTGACCCAAATAATCCTCTTGCAAATCTTCCTTTGGAATCCTTTGACTTTAAAGCTTTTCCCAATCACCTCAATATCGATAAAAAGGCAGAGACAAGATTTTTAGAAATTACTAACAGCATGCCGCCTATTCATTTAAGAATTATTAACAAGGCGAAAAAGCTGAAACAATTAATCTTTAATTCGAAATAG
- a CDS encoding class I SAM-dependent methyltransferase, giving the protein MNLYQEKDKSYFSNVRIDLISLLNKRSFDNLLEIGAGGGASLIYVLENSLAKKVNGIDITKLDNAFQNDPRIENFWIGNIENEDFGIAEKSFDCIICADVLEHLVDPWTAMQKIERWLKPDGLFLLSIPNIREISSLSKIFFKGRFEYRPEGGIMDKTHLRFFCRKDVIDLVAGSDLKIISVMSNFQTVHDKSWRTIFNKLTFRLFEEFLTVQHFVIAIKK; this is encoded by the coding sequence TTGAATTTATATCAGGAAAAAGACAAGTCTTATTTCTCCAACGTTAGAATAGACCTTATTTCTTTATTGAATAAAAGGTCATTTGACAATTTGCTTGAAATAGGCGCGGGCGGCGGCGCAAGTTTAATTTATGTGCTTGAAAACAGTTTGGCTAAAAAAGTCAATGGAATTGATATTACAAAACTAGATAATGCTTTTCAGAATGATCCCCGCATAGAGAATTTCTGGATAGGCAATATTGAAAATGAAGACTTTGGAATAGCTGAAAAATCATTTGATTGTATCATTTGTGCCGATGTACTTGAGCACCTGGTTGATCCCTGGACAGCGATGCAAAAAATTGAAAGATGGCTGAAGCCGGATGGACTTTTCTTGTTAAGCATTCCGAATATCAGAGAAATATCCTCTTTGTCTAAGATATTTTTTAAAGGTCGCTTTGAATACCGGCCGGAAGGAGGCATTATGGATAAAACACATCTACGCTTTTTTTGCAGGAAAGATGTCATCGACCTTGTGGCAGGTTCTGATTTAAAAATTATTTCGGTTATGTCCAATTTTCAAACTGTTCATGACAAATCCTGGAGAACTATTTTCAATAAATTAACTTTCAGGTTATTTGAAGAGTTTTTAACAGTTCAACACTTTGTTATTGCCATTAAAAAATGA
- a CDS encoding flippase, protein MKRLLEKPLFKNFLSLGFFQATNYLFPLISYPLLIRIMGIENMGKIFFAQALVTYFTVITDFGFNYTSTRDISQNRENIKKVSDIFSLTISAKLFLIIVSFLLFTALCFIIPDLKNNLDLYVKSFPIVIGQALLPFWLFQGLEKMKFITIINFISKLSFLLVIIFLLKSPDSFAWVNFSLGMSNVFASLLILLYASSKLGIKFSFVSPTIFLKRLNADKYLFYSMLSSTFLTNSNILILGIFSTNTVVGQFGVAEKIYTTLKQILGLFSLGTYPRVCLYIKESRSKLIGFFKSTYAYFNLLVILACLSLYALAPYIILIFTGDYNVEITRVFYILIPALFVVGLNIAPNHTIMAMNESRKYSLVFLIAAISNLILNFLLVVYLLQYGTAIAILITEIILTFGLFLLLGRYWKRAEIFNIFVPKALKL, encoded by the coding sequence TTGAAGAGACTTTTAGAAAAACCTCTTTTTAAAAATTTTCTCTCGCTTGGCTTTTTTCAAGCTACGAATTATTTATTTCCCCTGATAAGCTATCCATTGTTAATTCGGATTATGGGTATCGAGAACATGGGAAAGATTTTTTTCGCTCAAGCGCTTGTCACCTATTTTACCGTCATTACCGATTTTGGATTCAACTATACCAGCACCCGGGATATCTCGCAAAACCGCGAAAACATAAAAAAAGTATCTGATATTTTTTCTTTGACCATTAGCGCAAAATTATTCCTTATCATAGTTTCCTTTTTATTGTTTACAGCCCTGTGTTTCATAATTCCTGACTTAAAAAACAACCTGGATTTGTATGTCAAGAGTTTCCCTATTGTCATTGGGCAGGCATTATTGCCATTTTGGCTTTTTCAGGGTTTGGAAAAAATGAAATTCATTACCATCATCAATTTCATTTCTAAACTCTCGTTTTTATTAGTAATCATTTTTCTACTTAAAAGTCCTGATAGCTTTGCATGGGTCAATTTTTCCTTGGGGATGAGCAATGTTTTCGCATCGCTATTAATACTCTTGTATGCTTCATCAAAACTCGGTATTAAATTTAGCTTTGTCTCTCCTACTATATTCCTAAAGCGATTAAATGCGGATAAATACCTTTTTTATTCGATGCTGTCTTCTACTTTCCTAACCAATTCGAATATTCTGATTCTGGGGATTTTTTCAACGAATACCGTGGTAGGGCAGTTTGGCGTTGCTGAAAAAATATATACCACCCTAAAACAAATCCTCGGCCTGTTTTCTTTGGGCACCTATCCAAGGGTTTGTCTCTATATTAAAGAGTCAAGAAGCAAACTAATTGGATTCTTCAAGTCCACCTATGCTTACTTCAATTTATTAGTTATTCTGGCCTGCCTAAGTCTCTATGCATTAGCCCCTTACATAATACTAATATTTACGGGCGATTACAATGTAGAGATCACAAGGGTATTTTATATTCTAATTCCCGCGCTATTTGTAGTAGGGCTTAATATTGCTCCAAATCACACAATTATGGCCATGAACGAAAGCAGGAAGTACAGTCTTGTGTTTTTAATCGCAGCAATTTCCAATTTAATTCTCAATTTTTTACTGGTTGTTTATCTCCTGCAATATGGAACCGCAATTGCCATATTAATTACAGAAATTATCCTCACCTTTGGGCTGTTTTTGCTGCTCGGCCGGTATTGGAAAAGAGCGGAAATTTTTAACATTTTTGTTCCAAAGGCATTGAAACTTTGA
- a CDS encoding DUF3299 domain-containing protein — MQVLNKVTILALILITTSLVAQDRSLWKILANVNYKTRYDEKLKYEVDYPVFGEESKTLEGKIVRVKGYMVPLEEYRGHNFFVLSALPYNVCFFCGAAGPETVMEVYTKEDIEFSEKPIWVKGRLKLNDNDYDHLMYILEDAVQIEP, encoded by the coding sequence ATGCAAGTACTTAATAAGGTCACCATATTGGCATTAATTTTAATTACAACATCGCTTGTCGCACAGGATAGGTCCCTTTGGAAGATTCTCGCGAATGTCAATTACAAAACCCGTTATGATGAAAAATTAAAGTACGAAGTCGATTACCCTGTTTTTGGTGAAGAAAGCAAGACCCTTGAAGGAAAAATAGTAAGAGTTAAAGGTTATATGGTTCCCCTGGAGGAATACAGAGGACATAATTTTTTTGTGCTCTCCGCTTTGCCATATAATGTTTGCTTTTTTTGTGGTGCCGCAGGACCCGAAACAGTAATGGAGGTGTATACTAAAGAAGATATAGAGTTTTCTGAAAAACCGATATGGGTTAAGGGAAGATTAAAATTAAATGATAATGATTATGATCATTTAATGTACATTTTGGAAGATGCTGTGCAAATTGAACCCTGA
- a CDS encoding ABC transporter permease, which translates to MNAIYISVSNLINKKLNSLLSLILMAFGVALISLLLNVSRQIESQFQKNLSGIDLVVGAKGSPLQIILCTIFHIDYPTGNIKLEDVEWLRKNRLIKNAIPISLGDSYKNFRIVGCSKDYLELYQTEIQKGSLFNSDFEMVLGAGVAKSLGLNIGDHFHSTHGMEENDIMGHEEADLTIVGILKESNTVLDQLILCSNESIRKLHHSSEEDKKEITALLLQFRNPLAAVQLPRQINSKSNLQAASPSFEAARLFSLLNKGIDVLKYIGAGIMVMAGLSIFISLFIALKDRKYELAIIRSFGGSRIYVFSVVFLEAILLSLSGYFLGIVLCHLGLFAYGFFNSDINAYSLEVFYWVKEETYLFLFGLVIATLAAIVPALKAYNTDISETLANAST; encoded by the coding sequence ATGAATGCGATCTATATCAGTGTAAGCAATCTTATAAATAAAAAGCTCAACAGTCTTTTGAGTTTGATATTAATGGCTTTCGGGGTGGCTCTCATATCTTTATTGCTTAATGTCAGTCGCCAAATTGAATCACAATTTCAAAAAAACCTTTCGGGAATTGATCTGGTTGTTGGTGCCAAAGGTTCGCCTTTGCAGATCATTTTATGTACTATTTTTCATATCGATTACCCCACCGGTAATATCAAATTAGAGGATGTAGAGTGGCTGAGAAAAAATCGACTTATAAAAAATGCCATCCCAATATCATTGGGAGACAGCTATAAAAATTTTAGAATCGTAGGTTGCAGTAAAGATTATTTAGAATTATACCAAACTGAGATTCAAAAAGGAAGCCTATTCAACTCGGATTTTGAGATGGTCCTTGGTGCAGGAGTTGCCAAGTCATTAGGTCTTAATATTGGGGATCATTTTCACAGTACGCATGGCATGGAAGAAAATGATATTATGGGCCATGAAGAAGCGGATCTGACAATTGTGGGCATCCTAAAAGAAAGCAATACTGTACTTGATCAACTTATACTTTGCTCAAATGAAAGCATCAGAAAACTTCACCATAGCAGTGAAGAAGATAAGAAAGAAATTACAGCTTTGTTATTGCAATTTCGAAATCCACTAGCAGCGGTTCAACTGCCCAGACAAATCAATTCCAAATCAAATCTTCAGGCTGCCTCTCCTTCTTTTGAAGCTGCCCGTCTCTTTTCATTGCTCAATAAGGGTATAGATGTTTTAAAATACATTGGTGCGGGAATTATGGTAATGGCCGGATTGAGCATATTTATTTCGCTTTTTATTGCCTTAAAAGACCGTAAATATGAATTGGCTATCATTCGAAGTTTTGGTGGCAGTCGCATATATGTGTTTTCAGTGGTATTTTTGGAAGCAATTCTCCTCAGTTTGTCAGGTTATTTCCTGGGTATCGTTCTGTGCCATCTCGGCTTGTTCGCTTATGGATTCTTTAATTCGGATATCAATGCCTACTCCCTTGAAGTGTTTTATTGGGTAAAGGAAGAAACTTATCTTTTCCTATTTGGACTTGTTATTGCTACTTTAGCTGCAATTGTTCCAGCCCTCAAAGCTTATAATACAGATATTTCTGAAACTTTGGCAAATGCAAGTACTTAA
- a CDS encoding ATP-binding cassette domain-containing protein has protein sequence MSFLEVNQLIYNYPGEEEILFPDFSINENALIHGPSGVGKTTLLHLIAGLKSIQKGKIIIDGTDLKLLNPKELDRFRAENIGIVYQKSFFLSGLDVLDNITLAGRFQNQNKELKATAIELLKIFGIESKKNKNVKQLSVGEQQRVSIARAFLNHPKIVIADEPSSALDDKNCEQVLNEMLKISQNFNTTFIVVSHDKRLRPFFNKTIALK, from the coding sequence ATGTCGTTTTTAGAAGTTAATCAACTCATTTACAACTATCCGGGAGAAGAAGAAATTCTTTTCCCCGATTTTAGTATAAATGAAAATGCGCTTATCCACGGCCCATCAGGGGTAGGAAAAACCACGCTATTACATTTGATAGCAGGCTTGAAGTCCATTCAAAAAGGAAAAATAATTATAGATGGAACCGACCTAAAATTACTAAACCCCAAAGAACTCGATCGCTTTAGGGCTGAAAATATTGGTATCGTTTATCAGAAATCTTTTTTTCTATCGGGACTAGATGTTCTTGACAATATTACGCTTGCAGGCAGATTCCAAAATCAAAATAAAGAGCTCAAAGCTACTGCAATCGAACTCCTCAAAATATTTGGAATTGAGTCCAAGAAAAACAAAAATGTAAAGCAACTTAGTGTTGGAGAGCAACAACGCGTTTCTATTGCAAGAGCTTTTTTAAACCATCCAAAAATTGTAATAGCTGATGAGCCTAGTTCGGCATTGGATGATAAAAACTGTGAACAGGTACTAAATGAAATGCTTAAAATATCGCAAAATTTCAATACCACTTTCATAGTTGTAAGCCATGACAAGAGGCTGCGGCCATTTTTTAATAAAACTATAGCGCTGAAATGA
- the gcvP gene encoding aminomethyl-transferring glycine dehydrogenase has protein sequence MNLDIFHREAFENRHNGPQESDIAAMLQTIGVDSLDKLIDLTIPSNIKLKNKLDIPEALSELQFLSDFKKLMSENKVFKTYIGQGYYNCQVPTVIQRNILENPGWYTAYTPYQAEIAQGRLEMLINFQTVISELTGMEIANASLLDEGTAAAEAMSMFHALRKGTKKNAEKFFISDTCFPQTIEVVKTRAHFAGFELEIGDWTQKDLTDPDLYGVLLQYPDGNGELHDYRSFIASANECDVKVCVASDLMSLVLFSPPGEMGADAVIGSSQRFGVPMGYGGPHAGFFATREAFKRNIPGRIIGVSVDAQGDPAYRMALQTREQHIRREKATSNICTAQVLLAVMSAAYAVYHGPEGLKTIAGRIHGLAKLLEKELLKSGFKQLNGDYFDTLRIPVDAVIQKEIKARALAKEVNFRYENGFISISLDETTRPEDLSEILEIFNDEATEIDRKSNIKLDSALARKSTFLQEEVFKLYQSEHEMLRYLKRLENKDLSLTHSMISLGSCTMKLNATTEMIPVTWPEVSNLHPFAPIEQTSGYQAMFKNLENWLCEITGFEAVSLQPNSGAQGEYTGLAVIAAYHGSRDESHRNVALIPSSAHGTNPASAVMAGMKVVIVKCDDHGNIDVDDLKSKAEANSKNLAALMVTYPSTHGVFEEAITEICDIIHQHGGQVYMDGANMNAQVGLTSPGRIGADVCHLNLHKTFCIPHGGGGPGMGPIGVAKQLVPFLPGHSIILTGGEKGISAVNSAPWGSASILPISYAYISLMGPKGLTNATRIAILNANYIRALLENDYKILYLGKNGMSAHEMIVDLREFKHYNIEAEDIAKRLMDYGFHAPTMSFPVAGTIMIEPTESETKQELDRFCEAMLQIRNEIREVVEGKADKEDNVLKNAPHSAKVICADEWKHSYSREKAAYPVPYIKEQKFWPSVSRIDNAYGDRNLVCTCAPIESYAVTEMTE, from the coding sequence ATGAATTTAGATATTTTTCATCGAGAGGCATTTGAGAACAGACATAACGGGCCACAGGAATCGGACATCGCAGCAATGCTTCAAACCATTGGAGTCGATAGTTTGGATAAACTGATTGATCTGACCATTCCTTCGAATATCAAGCTTAAAAATAAACTGGATATACCGGAAGCGCTTTCAGAACTGCAATTTTTATCTGATTTCAAAAAATTGATGTCAGAAAACAAAGTTTTTAAAACTTATATAGGCCAAGGGTATTACAATTGCCAGGTGCCAACTGTGATTCAGAGAAATATACTTGAAAATCCGGGTTGGTATACAGCTTACACGCCCTATCAGGCCGAAATTGCCCAGGGCCGTCTTGAAATGTTAATAAACTTTCAGACTGTAATAAGTGAACTCACAGGAATGGAAATTGCAAATGCAAGTTTGCTGGATGAAGGAACTGCCGCCGCCGAAGCCATGTCGATGTTTCACGCGCTTAGAAAGGGCACCAAGAAAAATGCAGAGAAATTTTTTATATCAGATACTTGCTTTCCTCAAACCATAGAAGTTGTAAAAACAAGGGCACATTTTGCCGGATTTGAACTGGAAATTGGGGATTGGACTCAAAAAGATCTCACAGATCCGGATCTATACGGTGTTTTGCTACAATATCCGGATGGAAATGGTGAATTGCACGATTATAGAAGTTTTATTGCAAGCGCCAACGAATGTGATGTTAAGGTCTGCGTTGCTTCCGATCTTATGTCGCTAGTCTTATTTTCACCTCCGGGTGAAATGGGGGCAGATGCCGTCATTGGTTCATCTCAAAGATTTGGAGTCCCAATGGGTTATGGTGGTCCTCATGCCGGATTTTTTGCAACACGGGAAGCCTTTAAAAGAAATATTCCCGGAAGAATAATTGGTGTTTCTGTAGATGCACAAGGCGATCCCGCTTATCGCATGGCACTTCAAACCAGGGAACAACACATTCGTCGTGAAAAAGCAACATCAAATATTTGTACTGCCCAGGTATTGCTTGCTGTGATGTCTGCAGCCTACGCTGTATATCATGGCCCCGAAGGATTAAAAACAATTGCCGGAAGAATTCACGGTTTGGCCAAACTGCTGGAAAAAGAATTACTTAAATCGGGGTTTAAACAATTAAATGGTGATTATTTTGATACGCTTAGAATACCTGTTGATGCGGTTATTCAAAAAGAGATTAAAGCAAGGGCTCTGGCCAAGGAAGTGAATTTTAGATACGAAAATGGCTTTATTTCAATCTCTCTTGATGAAACCACCAGACCTGAGGATCTTTCTGAGATACTTGAAATTTTTAATGATGAAGCCACTGAAATTGATAGAAAATCGAATATAAAACTCGATTCCGCTTTGGCCAGAAAAAGTACATTTCTTCAGGAAGAAGTGTTTAAACTCTATCAATCGGAACACGAAATGCTCAGGTATTTGAAACGACTGGAGAACAAAGACCTTTCTTTGACGCACTCCATGATTTCTCTCGGTTCTTGCACCATGAAGCTCAATGCTACAACAGAAATGATCCCCGTAACATGGCCGGAAGTTTCGAACCTTCATCCCTTTGCTCCAATTGAGCAGACTTCGGGTTATCAGGCTATGTTCAAAAACCTGGAAAACTGGCTTTGTGAAATAACAGGTTTCGAAGCAGTTTCTCTTCAACCCAATTCCGGTGCACAGGGAGAATATACGGGTCTTGCCGTAATTGCGGCTTATCATGGAAGCCGAGATGAATCGCATCGAAACGTAGCCTTAATTCCTTCATCGGCGCACGGTACCAATCCTGCGAGTGCTGTCATGGCAGGAATGAAAGTGGTAATTGTGAAATGCGATGATCATGGAAATATTGATGTGGATGATCTCAAATCTAAGGCTGAGGCCAATTCAAAAAACCTTGCCGCTTTGATGGTTACCTACCCATCAACACATGGTGTCTTCGAAGAAGCCATCACGGAAATTTGTGATATTATTCATCAGCATGGCGGACAGGTTTATATGGATGGTGCCAATATGAACGCCCAGGTCGGATTGACAAGTCCGGGAAGAATCGGCGCGGATGTCTGCCATCTAAACTTGCATAAAACTTTTTGCATACCTCACGGTGGTGGTGGTCCTGGAATGGGTCCAATTGGAGTAGCCAAACAGCTAGTTCCATTTCTGCCCGGCCATTCGATTATCTTAACAGGAGGAGAAAAGGGCATTAGCGCAGTTAATTCAGCTCCCTGGGGAAGCGCTAGTATTTTGCCTATTTCTTATGCTTATATATCCTTGATGGGTCCTAAAGGTTTGACTAATGCTACCAGGATTGCTATTCTAAATGCCAATTATATAAGAGCTCTTCTCGAAAATGATTACAAAATTCTCTATTTAGGTAAAAACGGAATGTCTGCCCACGAGATGATCGTAGATCTGAGAGAATTCAAACATTATAATATTGAAGCCGAAGATATTGCAAAGAGGCTTATGGATTATGGTTTTCATGCGCCGACCATGTCTTTCCCCGTAGCCGGTACAATTATGATCGAACCTACTGAAAGTGAAACGAAACAGGAACTTGACAGATTTTGTGAAGCGATGCTTCAAATCAGAAATGAAATTCGGGAAGTCGTGGAAGGTAAAGCAGATAAAGAAGATAATGTTTTGAAAAATGCTCCTCATTCTGCTAAAGTCATTTGCGCAGATGAATGGAAGCATTCTTATTCTCGTGAAAAAGCGGCGTATCCTGTTCCTTATATCAAGGAACAAAAATTCTGGCCTTCTGTAAGTCGAATCGATAATGCCTATGGCGATAGAAATCTAGTTTGTACCTGTGCACCTATCGAATCGTATGCCGTAACTGAAATGACAGAATAA
- a CDS encoding GNAT family N-acetyltransferase gives MNIHQAERSHIEDIVDFQVVMARETEDLILNHGTVRKGVESLFDDPSKGQYYVVTENKKTIACTLTVPEWSDWRNGTVLWIHSVYVIPEHRRKGIFRLIYEYLKNKVIVNESLMGLRLYVEKSNSKAQNVYESLGMNGEHYRMYEWLKYE, from the coding sequence ATGAATATTCATCAGGCAGAACGATCCCATATCGAAGATATCGTTGATTTTCAGGTAGTCATGGCCAGAGAAACAGAGGACCTGATTTTGAATCACGGAACCGTAAGAAAAGGCGTTGAAAGTCTTTTCGATGATCCCAGCAAAGGCCAGTATTATGTTGTGACAGAAAACAAAAAAACCATAGCCTGTACTTTAACCGTACCGGAATGGAGCGACTGGAGAAACGGAACCGTCTTGTGGATTCACTCTGTTTATGTAATACCGGAGCATCGGAGAAAGGGAATTTTTCGACTTATTTATGAATACTTAAAAAATAAGGTGATTGTCAATGAATCGCTGATGGGTTTGCGACTGTATGTGGAAAAAAGCAATTCCAAAGCTCAAAATGTATATGAATCTCTCGGGATGAATGGCGAACATTACCGCATGTACGAATGGCTCAAATACGAATAG
- a CDS encoding divalent-cation tolerance protein CutA: MKVVYITFPNKKSAKAMARLLLKGKLIACANIYAIDSLYTWKGEIADESEFVLWAKTNKDNLKDIESLVQSNHQYEVPCIVNFDVEANSAYANWVTQALK, translated from the coding sequence ATGAAAGTAGTTTACATTACTTTCCCAAATAAGAAATCAGCTAAAGCAATGGCGAGGCTATTATTGAAAGGAAAGCTGATTGCCTGCGCAAATATTTACGCTATAGATAGCTTGTATACCTGGAAAGGCGAGATCGCGGACGAATCCGAATTCGTGCTTTGGGCTAAAACAAATAAGGATAATTTAAAAGATATAGAAAGTCTGGTTCAGTCCAATCATCAATATGAAGTTCCATGCATTGTGAATTTTGATGTAGAAGCCAATTCAGCATATGCCAATTGGGTGACTCAGGCATTGAAATAG
- a CDS encoding 6,7-dimethyl-8-ribityllumazine synthase, protein MSSADKNLNLHKDRNLENISGKKLAIVVSEWNSEITEALLEGCKKALTENGARESELIVKYVPGSFELTHGSNIMAAYDDIDAVICLGCIIQGETKHFDFISMAVAHGATYVSVKHNKPVVFGVLTTNDQKQALERAGGKHGNKGYEAGITAVKMLNF, encoded by the coding sequence ATGTCTAGTGCAGACAAAAACCTAAATCTTCACAAAGACAGAAACCTCGAAAACATAAGCGGTAAAAAGCTTGCCATTGTGGTTTCTGAGTGGAATTCTGAAATTACTGAAGCGCTTCTTGAAGGCTGTAAAAAAGCTCTTACTGAAAACGGAGCCAGGGAATCTGAACTGATAGTGAAATACGTGCCCGGAAGTTTCGAACTGACCCATGGTTCGAACATTATGGCTGCCTATGATGATATAGATGCTGTCATTTGTCTTGGATGCATCATTCAGGGCGAAACAAAACATTTTGATTTTATAAGTATGGCTGTTGCCCATGGAGCCACTTATGTTTCTGTCAAACATAACAAACCCGTTGTTTTTGGCGTATTGACTACAAATGACCAGAAACAAGCACTTGAGCGTGCGGGCGGGAAACATGGCAATAAAGGTTATGAAGCCGGTATTACTGCCGTTAAAATGCTTAATTTCTGA